A stretch of the Microcoleus sp. FACHB-68 genome encodes the following:
- a CDS encoding sulfotransferase domain-containing protein yields the protein MKVNPLHLIKSLLVEFNTDKTGSLAIYDSQFIKKFVDDPNFPFLVSFPRTGSHWLRMVMELYFEKPSLVRVFYYKDCQDYLTLHTHDMNLDIYRKNVIYLYREPAPTVYSQMMYEKEDTRDLERVKYWSTLYGKHLAKWLIEETETEKKTIMRYENLLKDMATEFSKVTEHFEMQIDADKLQRATEKVSKEEVKKKTAHDPQVINRSGFYEISRKEFLQNNSELIGDLVLEQNCQLQQYFI from the coding sequence ATGAAAGTTAACCCTTTACATTTGATCAAAAGCTTATTGGTTGAATTTAATACAGATAAAACTGGCTCTCTAGCAATTTATGACTCTCAATTTATCAAAAAATTTGTAGACGATCCAAATTTTCCGTTTCTGGTAAGCTTTCCCAGAACAGGTAGTCACTGGCTGCGGATGGTGATGGAACTTTATTTTGAAAAGCCATCCCTTGTGAGAGTATTTTATTACAAAGATTGTCAAGATTACCTAACGCTTCACACCCATGATATGAACCTGGATATTTATAGAAAAAATGTTATTTATCTCTACCGCGAGCCTGCGCCTACAGTTTACTCCCAGATGATGTATGAAAAAGAAGACACCAGGGATCTGGAAAGAGTGAAATATTGGAGTACCCTCTATGGCAAGCATTTGGCTAAGTGGTTAATTGAGGAAACCGAGACTGAGAAAAAAACTATTATGCGATACGAAAATTTGCTCAAAGACATGGCTACTGAATTTTCTAAAGTAACAGAGCATTTTGAGATGCAAATAGATGCTGATAAGTTACAAAGAGCAACAGAAAAAGTTTCAAAAGAGGAGGTTAAGAAAAAAACCGCTCATGATCCTCAAGTTATTAACAGAAGTGGTTTCTATGAAATTAGCCGTAAAGAGTTTTTGCAAAATAACTCAGAGTTAATTGGAGATTTAGTCTTAGAACAAAATTGTCAACTTCAACAATATTTTATTTGA
- a CDS encoding class I SAM-dependent methyltransferase codes for MLNIMRRQFPGKLFSKIDAEVEGWCSKEVASCLWKFALKNPKMGAIVEIGSAWGKSTIVLAEASRRVEGGKVYAVDPHTGGIGYLKHLVVDKIDSFPVFQENLKKFNVSDMVVPIVETSERAAQVWNSLLKIRMLYIDGLHTAEGVEIDINSWLPFVAPGGTIIIDDYFEPSLQIYKAKIDELLTQEKVKLPFQKCSRLVYTYKISELD; via the coding sequence ATGCTAAACATAATGCGAAGGCAGTTTCCAGGAAAACTGTTCTCAAAGATTGATGCAGAAGTCGAGGGCTGGTGTTCAAAAGAGGTGGCTTCTTGTCTTTGGAAATTTGCGTTAAAAAATCCAAAAATGGGTGCAATTGTTGAAATTGGTTCGGCATGGGGTAAGTCAACAATTGTCCTTGCAGAAGCCAGCCGTCGAGTGGAAGGAGGGAAAGTTTATGCTGTAGATCCCCATACAGGTGGTATCGGCTATCTCAAGCATCTGGTTGTAGATAAAATAGACTCTTTTCCAGTTTTTCAGGAAAATCTTAAAAAGTTTAATGTCTCTGATATGGTTGTTCCTATTGTAGAGACTTCGGAGCGTGCGGCTCAAGTCTGGAATTCTTTGTTAAAAATTAGAATGCTCTATATAGATGGGCTTCATACGGCAGAGGGGGTGGAGATAGATATTAACTCGTGGCTACCTTTTGTTGCACCTGGAGGTACTATTATAATCGATGATTATTTTGAACCCAGCCTGCAAATATATAAAGCTAAAATTGATGAATTGCTTACGCAGGAAAAAGTGAAGCTGCCTTTCCAGAAATGCTCTCGCCTTGTCTATACTTATAAAATTTCAGAGCTTGATTAA